Proteins from one Erpetoichthys calabaricus chromosome 11, fErpCal1.3, whole genome shotgun sequence genomic window:
- the LOC114660081 gene encoding hatching enzyme 1.2-like, translating into MDKILQINSAYAPQISGGRFIRYGDIAESLMRNAMICPGDGCFWPKASDGFVYMPFTVSPVYSPSEVRAIQRAIADVANSTCVRLVPRTTEVDYLSFQSLDGCWSYFGKTGGEQAVSLQSPTCLLKGVVIHEIIHALGFYHEHNRSDRDKYVKVIWSNVQPGEEDQFSILPTNNLNTKYDYGSIMHYGRYDFAVNPSIPTLEPIPDPSVRMGQLSDMSATDILKINRLYGCGGSSNMETVVQTSPTTTTHSTTTTKPTTKAAPSCANVVLTAPFQRFNSPNFPSLYPNNANCQWLILGNSKVLLTFTAMNIQLTTNCMADYVQVYDGSSTLAKPLSPRLCGYTTPPPLTSTGPSVLVVFHSDASLQNLGFQISYRLL; encoded by the exons ATGGACAAAATTCTGCAAATCAACTCGGCTTACG CTCCGCAGATCTCCGGCGGCCGCTTCATTCGCTACGGAGACATCGCCGAGTCGCTGATGAGGAACGCCATGATCTGTCCCGGCGACGGCTGCTTCTGGCCCAAGGCGAGCGATGGCTTCGTCTACATGCCGTTCACGGTGTCGCCCGTCTACT CCCCGTCCGAGGTCCGAGCCATCCAGCGCGCCATAGCGGACGTCGCCAACAGCACCTGCGTTCGGCTCGTGCCGCGCACCACGGAGGTCGACTACCTGAGCTTCCAGAGCCTCGACGG GTGCTGGTCCTACTTCGGCAAGACCGGCGGGGAGCAGGCGGTGTCCCTGCAGTCGCCCACCTGCCTACTTAAGGGGGTCGTCATTCACGAGATCATTCACGCCCTCGGCTTTTACCACGAGCACAACCGCAGCGACCGCGACAAATACGTGAAGGTCATCTGGAGCAACGTGCAGCCAG GGGAGGAGGACCAGTTCAGCATCCTGCCGACGAACAACCTGAACACCAAGTACGACTACGGCTCCATCATGCACTACGGCAG GTATGACTTTGCTGTCAACCCGTCGATACCCACCTTGGAGCCCATTCCAGACCCTTCTGTCAGAATGGGCCAGCTGAGCGACATGAGTGCCACCGACATCCTGAAGATCAACCGGCTCTACGGCTGTGGCG GTTCCTCAAATATGGAGACGGTGGTCCAGACTTCACCGACCACGACGACacacagcaccaccaccaccaagcCCACCACGAAGGCTGCTCCAA GCTGTGCCAACGTGGTCCTGACAGCCCCATTTCAGCGCTTCAACTCGCCCAACTTCCCAAGTCTGTATCCGAACAACGCAAACTGCCAGTGGCTGATACTGGGGAACTCAAAG GTTCTGCTGACCTTCACCGCGATGAACATCCAGCTCACCACAAACTGCATGGCCGACTACGTGCAGGTGTACGACGGGAGCAGCACGCTGGCCAAGCCCCTCAGTCCCCGCCTGTGCGGCTACACCACTCCCCCGCCGCTGACCTCGACGGGCCCCAGCGTCCTGGTGGTCTTCCACAGCGATGCCTCCCTCCAGAACTTGGGTTTCCAGATCTCCTACAG GTTGCTATGA